DNA sequence from the Euwallacea fornicatus isolate EFF26 chromosome 2, ASM4011564v1, whole genome shotgun sequence genome:
TAACATCACGTATACTTCGATTCAAGCGTAGTTCTATGACATGCCAGCAacggttttattgtttaaaatttcaatccaGTAACCATCTGGGTCAGTAATGAAAGCAATCCCCTTCATTTTACCATCATCAggcttttttacaaaattaactcctaatttttcaaatcgtgcACAAGCTGCATAGACATCTGGAACTACCAGCCCTATATGACCTGAAAAACACTTCACAACCTCTCATCAAACAACTAAGTAAAACTTACCAAATCCTCTGGGATCTTCATTTCCATTATGATATTTAAAATCGTCGGAAGTATTTTCAGTACCCCaattactaaaattaaaagatattGTTTTGCAATACATTGAGTGGTAATACATACTGAGTAAGTTCAATAGTAGCTTTTCGGCTTAAAGCCCACTCTGAACGAGCAGCAGTGCCTAATTCCCCAGGAGTAACGTCCTCATAGCCCATAAAATATAATGAGAATTTCATGGCAGGAAagtcaaattttgtcaacaatttCATTCCCAGAACTTGAGCGTAAAAAGGAAGACTTACTTTAGGGTCTTTAATTCGGTACATGGTTTGTTGCATAATGAAATCCTAAAATATAACATTATTACTATGAGATCCTGGGATGTCAACATACAAAAGTGTTTAATTTAGAGTACTTTTAAGATAATGAAGGAGTTCTTAACGGTTTTTCCCTTACTTTTGTCTCCACAGGGCTTTGCCCACATAATTTTAAGGCTTCTTCATGAGATAATGGAACACTATTCGCCATATTAAAGGTGCAAAAGAAagaatttgaatgaaaattgttttttacttggtttttcaatttttaaaattaaaattcttttggAAAAAACTAAGGTTAAGATTAAGATATTTTGgaggttaaaatttaaatgtattgtccttcaaaaattcatcgttttttttaataacaaaacaaaatgtataaaaaatctATATATTCAAATCCAAATTTATATCTAATGATCAATAATAATCAGCTCATCAATGCCCCAATCCTCATAAGAATGGTCAGGTAAATATCTCCTAATAATAATAGGTATTTTTCTCTGTTTTAGTTCCTTCATTGCTATCTGGAGAGGATCAGTTTCTCCGTCTAATTCCACCATAACTGGGGCACACATGGCTATTTGCAGAGCTCTGGTGCCCAATACTCTTGCTCGTTCATATTTGGTCATATACTTCGTTGTTATGCGTTTGTTTTTGGGTACTCCACCACCAGCTTGaccttaaataaagttatatttatttatgctcATAATAATAGCTGAGCAAGAAGTATTGAGGAAACTTATTGTGAAATTCACCTGGCTGTAAAATATCGATGTTATCACCTTCTTCTTCGGGTTGATCAAGTTCTTCAATATTGTCGTCTTCTACATCGTCGTCAAAATCGTCCCCAACATCGTTATCTTCATATTCTTCATCTGCCATGCTTCCCTTGTCCAAAACTCAATGTAGAAGGCCTATATTCTAAACTATAAAGTTGGTACTGacagaatatatttttttctataaccTGTATTctcttttatgatttttattttacatgagaagataattttaattaaagattaatattaacaaatattaataaaataataatttctaaagttCGTTTACTTTGTGTgcttctaaaattaaataacacaCTATGTGACAAAACAGACTAGATGGCGAATACATACAGACACAAACATCAAGAGTAGAAGAATTTCTGTTTCCCTTTACGGAATAAGTATAAAGCAGGATGGGAATACATAAATAAGAACTTAATGACATCTTGTTACTCCAATAATTAAGTTGACAATAGAATTGACgttatattattttgtcgTGTCTACTGTTGTAGTGTTTTCGCTATCCGACCTTAGATtatcttcaggatatcgagTAGTTTTTAGGTACCTGTAAATATGCATATCTAAACAGTACAtaaaaaactaagaaaacTTATGACTAAATATGAAAAGATTGAGTATGTCCACCAAGCAATTGTGGAAGCTGAAACCAAGTTCCACCGTGATTAGCGAAGAGAAAAGTGagtgtttgatttttttttttttggggatgCGACCCCtgggataaaaaatcttgccggaagacgatactggtgcccgtgcaaccagcctgtgtggggtttcacccactaaaaaaccccgTGTTGCAAAGGATTTCGAGTTTTGGCGCTCGATTTCCTTGATCGcgcttttattttcttctgtgAGCTAGCAGAGTTGAGCGGGACTATCGCCTTTTGTTCTGCTATCGCTCTAGGCTTTTCCTGCCTGTCCGAGGAGGCGTTTGGTGGTTGATCAACGGCCTTTTATATCCCCCCGCTGAACGTTCTGGAATGTCCTGCCAGAAATTCTGGGGGAAAGTTTTCCCGTCGGCTGCTCGGACAACCTAGAGAATTGGAATATCGCCCTAGGGCACGTGCACAGTCATAGTCTGACAGATGACAGTTTATCGCGCTGCTGGCTCCGCCACAATTTGATAACATGGATTACGTCGAAGAGTGTATGAGAGTGAGGTTAAGATATGTTggccaaaaattttataaaaattattttattgtgaaaattggaaattaattactttttaactataaaaattaatgaaaatgtggGTCGATACATTATTGATAGTTTTCATATCAATTTGTACTGCATTTCTGGGAGAGGGCCTAACATGGTTGATGGTATATCGAACAGaaagataccaaaaattaaaagctgAAGTAGaaaaacaaagtaaaaaacGTAAGTGTTGGCTTTGTTGTATACTGATTTTTCAAGGATCTTTGTATTTCAGTGGAAAAACGCAAAGAAACTCATGGAGACACATTGGACaagcaacaaaaaaagaaaattgaacgaGAAGAGGACAGACTCAAACATAACAACAGAGACCTTTCATTTGTAAAAATGAAATCCATGTTTGCCATTGGGTTTGCCTTTACTGCCCTTCTCAGTATGTTCAATAACATGTAAGTGCTAAAAACCTTACATCTGTAACAAgctaaataaatgaaaattttagttttgatgGCAGAGTGGTTGCCAGACTCCCATTTTTGCCATTAACCTGGATTCAAGGGCTTAGCCATAGAAATTTGCCTGGGGATGATTATTACGATTGttcattcatatttttatatattttatgtacTATGTCCATTAggcaaaatatacaaaaactgCTGGGTTTTGCACCCTCAAGAGCTGCTTCAAAACAAGGCAATAGCCTCTTTGGGCCTACACCTggacaatttaaataaacctgtTTTATATCAGCATTTATTTAagataattatattattattattattattaccatTATTAAGAAATCCAAACCACAATTAAAtcctattaaatttatttctcatcATATAAAATAGTCGGATCTGAAAACTGATGAATTTGATCATCATAAATATCCTCAACAACATTCTCATTATTAAGATCAAAAAAAGTAGGGAAAGGCAGGTCTTTTTGGGGCTTCCTTAAAGGTAAGATTGTATCATAAATGTAGACAATTGAGTTGGTTTCCCCAGGTATGGCTTGACCAGACACCCATAACACATTGTATTTGGTATTAATTCTCCACACTTTCAGACCTTTGGCAATTCTATACCTATTCCCCATATGCCCTGGCATTTTAGTGCCAGGCCAAACTCTTCCCTTTTCTCCACCCCCTCCAATGTTACCACCTCTCCTGTGAGTTTTTGTAACACCATGACTGGCTGGCATCCCACTGAATCCATGCCGTTTCATGACACCTTGGAACCCCCTGTCTATACTacatatttattcattaatgTGTAATTTCAAGTAATTAGATTTAGACCTACGTTTTGCCACGAACATCAACAAAATTTCCTACTTGGAAGTGCTGGACATTGATGGTAGTACCTAAAGGTAATGCTGCATCAGGACTAACATAAAATATGCCTAAATACTTTGTTGGCAAAACTcctgaatttttaaacaaccCACAATATTCTTTGGTGAAACTTGTAGGATCACCTATTTCAGCACCTATTAACAAAcatccttttttgtttttaattatgggTTTCGATTGTCTAGGAGACTCATAGGAGCCAGGAGGGTAATACTTCACCACATGATTATCTAACACCTACAGttgtttgaattattttttagtatgTTTTATGACAGTTAAATTTACTTGTAGCAGAGTAGTAGAAATTTTAGTTCCATTTTTCAACCACATGGGATAAATCCCAATTTTCTTTGCAATTACCCCTGTTCTTGCCATATTTGGGgtccataaaattttattggggATAATTTGATTTGCTTGTTCTGTACATTTTGCTACCTGGTCTTGCAAAACCTCTTTGATAAATTCCGAATTTTCAGGACTCAATTCATCATCACTGCGCTGCAAGTTAATAAGAATAAACATTTGATTTGATAATATATAAGGTCAAATttacttttctaatttttggtGTCAACCAGGTAGGATTCCTAAGTTTGGGTGGTGGACCCAAATGCTTTTCCCGTTTGAAGTCGAGAGATGCTAAGCTACAATAGATTTTAGAGCTTATTTGGAGTGGCCATAGTAAAGAATGTGAGAAATTCACCTGAGAAgtcgaaatttttcttttagaaatTTCCCGCTACAGCAtgattttgagatatttaaagttaaagtcatatttattattttaatgtttgaatattgaaataatcttaggattattacgttattaacaattaactgagtaattaaattttgtttagtatttatttgaaaactatttGAATTTCCTAACCCAACAATTCAAATAACTTTGACAGATTGACAGTTCGATGCAATTAATCTGTTAAAAGGTTAATACAATATGGCTGGTGGATGCAAAGTAAAAGACAAAAACCACGAATCATCAATTTTGGACGTTAATTGGGTCATTTATCTTTAAACATTTgataaagttaataaatttattatagacATTCTTTCGGTACTTTCGTGCCTAcacgagttttttttaatgattatcatttatttattaaacctATTTACCTCatcgttaatatttttaccaaatgTTTTACCTTTTTAATGATCCTGTGTTATGATCGTAGGCACTaagcttttttcaaaattgctacACATCAAATACAAATGCTGCTTTACGCACGAAAAATCTATTTACATAGGAGTAAAAACTATTGTACATCCacaaaatttctgtttaatactttataatattgaatatacaaattttcacatttgaCCTCATAACATAAAAACCAAAGCGACAAGAACAAGGAGTAAGACCCCAGTAAAAAAGCATTAATTGAAGTGAAAATAATTCACACTTTAGTGTGAATCTTATCACTAAAAGCTGATTTAATCTTTAAAATCAGGTTCATCGTGCCTCTTTTGGTAAACTTCCCCGAATTTACTCATATATTTCCTGATATACTCCTTAGCCTTTGCTTTCACGTTATCCGAACAAACCAAATCGTCTATAGTAGGGATGTGTTTCATTTCTTTGAGCATCACGAAATGAGTcagctaaaaattaaattaaagtaaattggAAATAATGAATTGATATACAAACCTTCCTGGCTAAATGCTTAAAATCCTCGGTATTGGTGATTCGCGCTTCCAGACAATCAGGCTTTCTGTAAGCATTCAATACCCCCACTACTGTATGAGCCATCGTAGACCGAAAAACTTCTTTGATCTTCTTTGCGTGTTCGTCATTCCATTCtttcatttcttttatttttgttttaaccgTAACTTTCGGCACTTTCTTCTCTTTAGGGCCTTTGAATAACTCACTAGCTGAAGAAGTTTTCAGCTTTTTCTTGGCTTGCAGCAGCtctttttgtctttttaatttttccttagTTGCTTTGTATCGCTTTAAGTCTTCTTTCGATTGAATGCGATCGGCTTCAGTTCGAGGCTGCAAAGTTTTTGTATTTCAATGTTTCATAACTATAATCTTACTTacactaataataatttcttggCACAAGCCAGTCcgctttttctttttaggCACTTCAGTGCTATCCACGTTGAATTGTTCCTTCAATCTGATGTCAATTGACGATACTTGATCAAGCTCTGGTTTAACATCCAAATTCAAGTCTTCTTCATCGTCAGATTCGGTCTGGACCTTTATTTCTGGGCTTGGAGCCATTGATACGCTCTTCTCCTTCTTAATGTGATCAGGAATAGTCGATTTAATGGGAGCCTTTGATGGAGCCCCCTTCATTTGCTTCCGCACTTCCTGTAATAATCTACTATCGTCAAGATCGTCATCGCTATAAGACTCCGAACTTGATTCCGAAGTGCTACTGCTCGTAGTATCGGAACTCGTCGAATCTATggttgaaaaaaatctgtaacCTTATGTTGAAAAAGATTTTTGGATTAATTACATTCTTCTAAAGGTTCAACAGGTTCAGGAAACAGCGGTGGTTCCCATTGGCTCTTCCTGATCTTCACATGATAATAATAAGGGCGTCCATATTTATCTTTTGCACATTTCCATTTAGGGGGAAGCTTCGCTGGAGGTGGAATTGGACCGGCGAACTTAACCTGAGTCGAGTCCTCCTTTGATTCTTGATAGGGCGGCaactaagaaaaaaaatgtgtaattacATATTATGGTTATATATTTGGTGGTCTACCCCGGCATGGTTCATTCCAGGCAAAACGGTCATAGGATTAGGCAAAGTGGTCGAGATTACAGGTAATGATGCCGCAACACCGGGCACAGGATTCGGCAAAGATGAGGCTATACCAGGAACCATTGCAGGCAAATTTGGTTGCAGACCTTTAAAGAAATGTTTGTTTCAgcttacaaaattaattttgctagATTGTAACCGGTAAAAGATAAAGATCCCTTACAAAGCACAAAGCAGTATAGAACTTTGGAAATGGTTCAAGATAGAAAATATACCCACTTACCTGGATATTGAGGAGTGCCAGGAATAGAACCAGGAACACTCATCATAGGAGAGGCAAATGAATTCAGCACATGCTGTTTGGTTGGAGTTCCTGAAGACAATATATCTTACAAATACGTATTACAGATGTTGTACATACACAATGGCTCTTCAAAAACGTTTtagtaaatataataattgatACGACAATATTTTGTGGAACAGAAATGTCGTCAAATACTTCaagattttggaaaaaattttgaaaatcgaacgtgaaatcgatttaattttttagagaatGTGTACGGTTTCCATGAATCACCTTGTATGATAACTGCGGCCGTTACTTACCTTGCGAGTTGGTCGCAGGCGACCCAAACGCTCTCTGACTTTGAGAGGAAGGTAAGGCTTGCCACTGACCCAAAGAAGGGTTCCAGATATATTGGAATCCTTTGCTGGGGTCGAAAGGAGCAGTAAATCGAGGGTCTGCACCGATAAGCATGCAATTAATCTCATGCTGACGCCAAAGTTCCCGCTGCTTCATCCTTCTCTCTTCTTCGCGCAACTCCATTTGAAGGGCGAACAATTTCCGTCTTTCGTGTTTACTGATTTTCAGAAATTCAGCCGAAGGCCTGTCTCTCTCTTCCATTCTAGAGTTTTTAGAGATAGTTTGAAGTAATTGTTAGCAATTTGAACAacaaatttacgaaaaacttaaattactTTTGACTGCTTCAAATAGTTTTTGGAAGTACGTACCTGGAGCCTCTCTTGCTCGTCTCTCTCTCTGATTTATACCGTGACCAAGATCGGTAGCGTTGATGATCATTTTTTCTGGAAGACTCTTTCTCTTGTGAATAAGCTTCTTTGCCTTCCATATATTTCTTATTTGCCTCTTTCTCATGTTCTTTCATTTGTTCGATTCTCTGTCTTTTGGGAATTCTGAAGATTTCTTTTAAGTTcatccttaaaattaaaacgaaagtTTTAGAATATtaataacgataaaataattacaatcACCTACCATTCCTCTAAAAGCTTACTCGCCAAAAATTTGATCTCATCAATTATCTCCTTGACCTGTGGCTCTCCATCCCCATCTATTCTACTCCCACCTTCATGCTTCGGTTCCCCATCTTCCTCAATATCCTCATTTGTAGACCATTTTGTCACGGCCGGTAAAACTTTGCTCTCAATCAACATCGTCTTGTTTTGAATGGGCAAAACAGCCAACGTCTGAAGAACTTCCAGTTTGGTTTGCATAACTTCCAGGGAAGCTTTCGCATTATTTTTGAGTTGCTGAGCATCGATCATGTAACCATGCATTAATCTTAATCCGTGATAATCCAAAAACAGTCTGCGACAAGCCAGTTCGCCACGGCGTAAAGTGCGTAGTAACTTTTTGCGCTGTTCCAAATCTTTCGCCCGGACCATCAATCTACTGAGTTTGAGGGTGTGTGTTTGGTTCTTGAGGCCTGTTGTTAGCAACATCTCAATGTCCTCATTAAGTTGCTACAATAAATCCCTAAGCTTCCGTTAATAGACAATATACACCAACTTACATCAATTTCCTCATATAAAACCTCTTTTCTAGATTTCTTTTTGGATGATTTCTTAAGGGGTTCCATTGTTTGAGGCATTTCAACTGCGGTTACTTCAGTTGGATGAAGTTGTGGGGTGGCTTCGACCTCCATACTCTCAGGCTCTGTTTGAATTTCAGCTGGAGGTTTAGGAATATCGGAAGACAATTCAGTTTCTGCATTTGCCAATTCTGATGAAATTTTACTAGCTTCGTCTTCTTCCTCATCCTCCTCGTCCTCTGATTCGCTAGGGCCATCGCCAAGCCAGCCTCGGCACGTTGCAGCTTCACAATAACATCTTTGGGCTTCCTTGCTAGacgaaaaggaaaatttaagcaATATACTTCTACTAAAACTGATTTgttcataaattttcaatacataattcTTGATCTCGTTTTGATTAAATCTTAAAACACCAACAGAATTCGAACAATCTCCTTACCCATATCTCTGAAAACGGTAATCAAAAGTGATTTCTTCTCCGGCTAAGATGGTCCTGGTGCTAAAAAATCCTATTCGCAATTCCCCATTTACAGTCCATTTTTCGGTCTCGGCATTAGGATCACAGGAATGGTTGATAAATCTCGAAATATTCCCTGAAACCAGGAGGGTAAACAACTGAAGTAATGTAGTATACACGGGGATGAAAATACAAAGCTATGCAAACACATAGTAATAATATGGAGAGTGCAAGTTACTGGAgatttcccaaaatttttagttttgcatCTGTATTGTCTACTCAAatctattttatttgaagatttttaatttggaaatctTTGTAGAAATTAGCAATTTTTCTGGTCACctgaaacttaattatttagaCATACAAATTCACTCTTAACTGGAACGCTCTGTACAAATCATCGCctcttttaaacttttttaaacgaaTGATGCCATTTACGAAGCTAAGCGCTTTAGGTAATACTTTACTGTGAGTCATTTTTGGTATATTATAGTATGCATATATACAATGGTATTAATATGCTATATGTATACAGATATTAAAAGGTCTAGTGGAAATATAGGGATAGTGCAAGGGAAGGATAGCACAAGGTTTAATATGCCTCTGACAGCGATCAACAATGTACTGTGAATGCaaggaaattaaaactaaataaaacatcaaaactAGAAACGCCGGTTGAAGTGACTCCGCTCATTTCGTTGTTGGTCTTTGTTGGAAACATGTTAAATCTTGTGCGATCTTTCTTCCACTTGCATTATTTCTATGTTTTCAGTTGAAATTGTGATATCTGTATATACCATGTAGTATATACTATATATACATGCATGCCTTAGTCTTAGTACAGCTGGTTGGGACGTGTTACCATGTCAGACTAATggcaaaaacttttattaatggcCCAAACACAACACTCAGAAACTAGAAAACAGACTAGTCTCAGAACCCTTCggaaaatttcacattttttatgcCATAAGAAGGTTTAACGATATTCCCGAAAGCAATATGTGCGAGAATATTCTcgacaaatcaaaattttctgagAATATTGAGACCTGAGTTCAAAGGATTAATAACATCAATGCGGATTCTTTAAGGCGATTTGATAAAACATTGATATGTTACAATGTAGAAAAAGGTGTACGTTATTAAGCACCTCTAATCACTCTCTaatgttaaaaatactttaaaatttgcaggtaagaaaatattaagcaaaaacaaaataacaaaactacttgaatattaaaaatgataatgaagaaaaaggttttttcaaTTAACCTCTGTCTGTGCAGTTGCATTCTCTGATAATAAAGCCATGATAATCGTTCAGATAGCGACTCGGACGATTTGGAAGTAAGAGCTCACTACAACGAGATATTCTGATACCTCATAAGTGAATAACTTCATCTTCGTCCATAGGCGTTGATTAAGTTATCTTCCAGTTTTGGAGATTATTCAAGAATTTCCTCTGGAAAATGTTctagaaaatattcttttgaGAATATTCTCCCCTCATATGACTATTATCGACATTTCCGTCTAATTCTATTCCCTAAAGCACTGTTCAGGACTTGTTGAATTCTCAGTAAATTTGGGATATCTTCagcaaaatgtaaaattcattaaaaacactCCTGAAACACAACTTGTACACCAAATCTCATAAATTGTTACGTACCTTTGGTTGTTGCATCAATAATTGCATCAGCCCTCAAAGACATGAAATAGAAATGTATGTTCTTGTCCTTAGAGTAAACTTCTGCCCTCTTATCAAATTCTTCAGGGTTCACAACTTCTCCTACATATTCAATAATGAATTCTCCATATGCGATATTGGCTGCTGCCCTCAATCCCAAGCcttttttctcagttttaaaTACCTCAACTGGGGCAAAAAGGCTTTTTTGGAATCTCTTGTTGGTACATCTATTCCTCACTTGACACAAGTCTCCGCACTCTATCATTAGCAGTCGATTCAAACAATCATCCCCGCACCCAAATTcgttattttgaatatcttCCTCAGCTAAGTAACAATCACATACCATTTCTTTGGCCTCTTTGCATGTTTGTCTATCTGTTTTAAACACATTTTCCTTGAGATGCACAAAAGTCTTTAGCCGGGCATCAATTTCTGCTTTAGCAGATTGTTCCTTTCTTAATGCAATAACCTTTGGGTCTGTAGAAGTTAGAAGGCTCTCAATTTCCAAGTTATCAgatgattttgattttaatttggaCTTATCAGGTTTGGCTAAGGGAGGGAAGGTTGTAGGGGATGATTTGTCATGTATTGAATTACTGTCCGAATTTTCAGCATCAAGGCTCAGTTCTGATTTTGATTTTACCAAACCATaggatttcttttttatttgaggGATAGTTTTGATTCTATCAGATCTCCTAACTTCTTCTGAAGCTTCATCTTTTTTACCTTTTCCCTCTTTTTTGggcttatttttcttttttgagtcGCTGTTCTTCTTAATCTTGCTTTCCTTTCCTAACTTACCTTTGGAACcagcatttttctgagttgcTCCTACCCCCTCTTGACTCAAAGTTTGTTCATTTAGAGTACTTTTTGGACTTGAAGAGGTGTTTGGAAATGAAGTATATTGactaaatgtatttttctgatttgAAGTACTTGGCTGGCTTAGAATTTCATCCTGTTGATTGTGATATACACTTGATATTGGATCTACGCtgattgaagaaattaaaggGCTTGAAGTGTTTGTTTCTTGCTGATCATCACAAGCATATTTCTGAAGCacttcatctatggtctcatCAATAAGTTGCAAATTCATGCTACTAGGACCTCTTCTAAAGTGTTTTGGAGGTTTCACAAACCAACAGTCGGCAATTTTGGTTTCTCTCTTGGGTGAATCCTGAGGAATTCTCCATATTATGACattttcatcatcatcatttgGTCTAGGAGTTTCAGAAATGGATTCTTCCTCCTTGACTTCAGTTGTATTTGTTTCGGGTTTTCTTGAACTTTCAGACTCAATATCCATTTGCTCTGTTGTCTCACATAAGGCTTCAAGTTTCACTTTAATGTCTGATAGTTTCATTGGAGCCAATTTGAATTCTACAATATTTTCTGATGATGTTGAAAAAGATGTTTTCATCTCATCTTGATATAGTATTGGGTTTTGAATAGTTTCTGGACAACCAGAAGTGGAAATCACACTTTCCTTGAAAGGAATTGGAGAAACATTAGTACATTTTGTTTTACCCAGTAATATATCTGAGCTTACTAATACTATATGTTTCTCAGAGGAAACAGTTTCAATGTCTTTAACTTCATTTTCTAGCGATAGGTCTTGTAGATTGTCTTTAAGCCTAATAGGAGAGCTCTCCTGATTCTGCATTGAATCTTGCTCTACGTTTTTaagagacatttttgacatttcatcATTTAAAAGACTGCCTGTGGTATAAGAAGCATCCACAGATTTCTCttgcatattttttccatCAGACTCCTGAGCAAAATCTTGAGACTGCTCCTGAGCTGAGATATGCATTGattctgatattttttcacataaattaTCTTCCACTGAATGATCAATAGGATAAACGTTTTTGATTTGAGAAAGATCATCTTCAGCCCTCACACACGATGACTCTATAACATCTTCCATTACAGTTTGCTCACCATCAGTACCACCAGAAAGCttcatttcaaaatcagaGTCATTTTCATCACAGATTATTGTAGTTTCTGTTGGCTCAATTTTACTAATTGTAGTTTCTTTTTCCATCATATCACTTGGATAATTAGTCTCCAATTTCATTTCTATACCTTCCGaggcattttcaaatttcactgCTTCACTATCTTTCTCAATACTCTGAGTAGATTCTGATGCAATATTTGAAGTTTCAAAGCTTTTATCATCAATAAGATTTGATTCTGCATTTGACGATTGCACCTCAGGACTTTCAATGATAAAACTGTTATCCTCAACTACACATTCCTCAATTATATCTGATTCATCCACTTTTGGGCTGTCAATATTTACTATTGGATTCTCAGTtaatatatcttttttaatGGCTGACCTATTAAGAACTGTGACGGTTGCATTCTGATCACCTTCAATTTTCATGGATAAATCATCAGATTGTTTCCCttctaaaatatcaattaacgATTGTTCATCTGCAGCCACCTGCATTGGGGACGTAGGCCTTATTTTGTCTGTTGTTAATGCCTCATTTTTGCTAGAATCATCATCGGACCagtcttttaaaatttgaacaatttcggGGTCGGTTTCAGCAATTTTATGGTCGGTTTCATGATTAGACTTTACTGTAGATGCTATAGCTTGtgttgttttctttattaacgACTTTTTACTGGCCCGTGGGATGATTTCTACATTAACAATACTCTCTCTTCTTGTGGACCGGGTTGATACTGTGCCCACCACTACAGGGAGggtctttttcttttttggggGCATGGTTTAAGGGACCCAAACCAAAAAGTATAAGATACTTTTATTTTGGGATCAAATGTGACGCTTCTGTCTGCAAGAGGACAATGTTTATTATGTTGGAGAATGAGATAGTcaagtaaacgaaaaaataaattttaattcagctTACCTGATCATAACTAAtttaatctttaaaatattgactttgaaaatgaatttccCACACGGaaataaatttactaaatCTTACAAACAATTGACATTTTACCAATCA
Encoded proteins:
- the Set2 gene encoding histone-lysine N-methyltransferase Set2 — translated: MPPKKKKTLPVVVGTVSTRSTRRESIVNVEIIPRASKKSLIKKTTQAIASTVKSNHETDHKIAETDPEIVQILKDWSDDDSSKNEALTTDKIRPTSPMQVAADEQSLIDILEGKQSDDLSMKIEGDQNATVTVLNRSAIKKDILTENPIVNIDSPKVDESDIIEECVVEDNSFIIESPEVQSSNAESNLIDDKSFETSNIASESTQSIEKDSEAVKFENASEGIEMKLETNYPSDMMEKETTISKIEPTETTIICDENDSDFEMKLSGGTDGEQTVMEDVIESSCVRAEDDLSQIKNVYPIDHSVEDNLCEKISESMHISAQEQSQDFAQESDGKNMQEKSVDASYTTGSLLNDEMSKMSLKNVEQDSMQNQESSPIRLKDNLQDLSLENEVKDIETVSSEKHIVLVSSDILLGKTKCTNVSPIPFKESVISTSGCPETIQNPILYQDEMKTSFSTSSENIVEFKLAPMKLSDIKVKLEALCETTEQMDIESESSRKPETNTTEVKEEESISETPRPNDDDENVIIWRIPQDSPKRETKIADCWFVKPPKHFRRGPSSMNLQLIDETIDEVLQKYACDDQQETNTSSPLISSISVDPISSVYHNQQDEILSQPSTSNQKNTFSQYTSFPNTSSSPKSTLNEQTLSQEGVGATQKNAGSKGKLGKESKIKKNSDSKKKNKPKKEGKGKKDEASEEVRRSDRIKTIPQIKKKSYGLVKSKSELSLDAENSDSNSIHDKSSPTTFPPLAKPDKSKLKSKSSDNLEIESLLTSTDPKVIALRKEQSAKAEIDARLKTFVHLKENVFKTDRQTCKEAKEMVCDCYLAEEDIQNNEFGCGDDCLNRLLMIECGDLCQVRNRCTNKRFQKSLFAPVEVFKTEKKGLGLRAAANIAYGEFIIEYVGEVVNPEEFDKRAEVYSKDKNIHFYFMSLRADAIIDATTKGNISRFINHSCDPNAETEKWTVNGELRIGFFSTRTILAGEEITFDYRFQRYGKEAQRCYCEAATCRGWLGDGPSESEDEEDEEEDEASKISSELANAETELSSDIPKPPAEIQTEPESMEVEATPQLHPTEVTAVEMPQTMEPLKKSSKKKSRKEVLYEEIDQLNEDIEMLLTTGLKNQTHTLKLSRLMVRAKDLEQRKKLLRTLRRGELACRRLFLDYHGLRLMHGYMIDAQQLKNNAKASLEVMQTKLEVLQTLAVLPIQNKTMLIESKVLPAVTKWSTNEDIEEDGEPKHEGGSRIDGDGEPQVKEIIDEIKFLASKLLEEWMNLKEIFRIPKRQRIEQMKEHEKEANKKYMEGKEAYSQEKESSRKNDHQRYRSWSRYKSERETSKRGSRMEERDRPSAEFLKISKHERRKLFALQMELREEERRMKQRELWRQHEINCMLIGADPRFTAPFDPSKGFQYIWNPSLGQWQALPSSQSQRAFGSPATNSQGTPTKQHVLNSFASPMMSVPGSIPGTPQYPGLQPNLPAMVPGIASSLPNPVPGVAASLPVISTTLPNPMTVLPGMNHAGLPPYQESKEDSTQVKFAGPIPPPAKLPPKWKCAKDKYGRPYYYHVKIRKSQWEPPLFPEPVEPLEEYSTSSDTTSSSTSESSSESYSDDDLDDSRLLQEVRKQMKGAPSKAPIKSTIPDHIKKEKSVSMAPSPEIKVQTESDDEEDLNLDVKPELDQVSSIDIRLKEQFNVDSTEVPKKKKRTGLCQEIIISPRTEADRIQSKEDLKRYKATKEKLKRQKELLQAKKKLKTSSASELFKGPKEKKVPKVTVKTKIKEMKEWNDEHAKKIKEVFRSTMAHTVVGVLNAYRKPDCLEARITNTEDFKHLARKLTHFVMLKEMKHIPTIDDLVCSDNVKAKAKEYIRKYMSKFGEVYQKRHDEPDFKD